In Desmospora profundinema, the sequence CAAGGCAATCATAAATCCAGCATGAATCAAAAAGGCAATAAACCGTCTAAAGGGAGGGTTATTTCTAGTCACCCAATCGGATAAAAGAGAGACTGGTATGCCAATTCCCAATATGACTAATGCGCTGATAATGGCAGCGTATATCCAGAACCAAAGGAGATCATCTGGAGTGAGACTGTACGGTTCAAGGTGGAGAATTTCGTAAACGGTGTATAACCCACTATAGATGGCGAAAAACCCCCATGCGACAAACGTAGAAAAAAGTTTGCGCCTTATTATTTCCTTCACGTTCATTACTCCCCTCTTGAATAAAGAAAAGATCGATTTTGATTTCATTTTATAACATTAAAGTATTTATTTGTATTTAATCTGATAAGGAGTGATCCCCCATGCTGTGGCTTTCCATTGACCGTGACTTGGACATCCCTCTCACCCGGTAGGTTAACCAGATCCGGGAGCGAATCCTGGCGGGTGTGCTGCGGGAGGGGGTCGTCTTCCTTCACCTGGTCATTGAGTGGGGCATCTCGCGCAATGTAGTCGTGGAAGCGCCTATGGCTAGTTATTGGTATGAATATATACGGGGCTGCCATGACCGCGCTCCATCTCATGAATTTTATATGGGGACATCCAGGTGACACGATTTGGACTATTCATACACATAAACACGAAGGGTTTCATTATCTAATACCAGGCCAACAACATTGTTTTTCCTATCAATAAACGTAGTGGTGCGCTTATTGCGCACCAACCCATTTTTTTCGATAATATTCGTCTGCTGCCCAAAAAACAATAGCAATCATTAGGAACATAAACGCTTGCACCGATACGATTCTATATCCAGCAGCAGTATAAGGCATTAGGGCAATCATAAATCCAGCATGAATCATAAAAGCGATGATCCGTCTAAAAGGTAGATTCTTTCTAGTAACCCAATCGGATAAAAGAGAAACAGGTACGCCAACTCCTAATATAACTATTGCACTGACTATAGATATCATTACCCAAACCCAAAGTAGATCATCTGGAGTAAGAGTAGTATACGGACCATCATAAACAATATATAAACCACTGTAAATTGCGTAGAATCCCCATGCGACAAAAGCAGAAAAAAACTTCCTCTTCATCGTTTCTTTCAAAATACCTTCACTTCCTTTCTGCCCCTATCTAGGAAACCTGTGCATGTATAATCCCTCTTCCCGAGGAATTTGTTATGAAGATATGCGGACTTATCTGCAGACTTATTTAGCGCAACGGGTTTCGGAAATCGCCTTTGGCCATTATACTGATTGGATATATGGTTGGCCGAAATTATTGTTTCCGCTCGCCTATCCGTTTGGACAGGGATCATAAGTTTACTCATGTTTCCATTTTCATTCCGAAAGCGAGAACCCCTAATATATTGAAGACTACATCCAATTAGTACTGAACTTGCGAGACCTTAGAAAGCCATCCTACATACAGAATGACTCCCTGTGGTTGGGTCAATCCAAACGATAGTGCCAAAAAAGGGGCTTTTTTGTCTTCCTGCACGCTTGGGTTACCCTCACTCTTTGGTTAAAATAAGGGTTGCGGCCCATTTACACACTCCCTGCATAGGATTCCTGATTGACGAAAAGGAGAATAACGACAGATGAAGCTAGGAAAATGGACGATCTATTCCCTTGTCATTCTCATCTTGAACTTTATCCATATCAACTTTATCCGCTTTGATGGTGAAATCTTCGTTCTAATCAGTTCCGTTGCCTATCCTGTTGGAATGGGATTGGGTATAAAGGCGGTTATGGAGAAGAAGAAATACGGATGGATAGGGATTATAGGAAATATGCTTTTTCTCCTGCCGATTCTTCCTCTCATCTTGTTTCGTTATGGTTAATTCGTCGATACAATTAAGAGGCTCTCTTTTTTTTTCGATAATATTCATCTGCCATCCAAAAAACAATCGCGATCATAAGGTATATAAAAGCTGGAACCGATTTTATTTCATATCTAGCTTCAGCATATCCCACTCCAGCATCAAGCATGATGGCAAACATGAAGGCAATAAATCCAGCATGAATCAGAAAAGCGATAAACGGTCGATAGGGAGGATTATTTCTAGTCACCCAATCGGATAAAAGAGAGACTGGCATGCCAATCCCCAGTATGACTAATGCGCTGATAATGGAAGCGTATATCCAGAACCACAGGAGATAATCTGGAGTGGGACTGTACGGACCGAGGTGAAGAATTTCGTAAGCCGTATATAACCCGCTAAAGATGGAGAAAAACCCCGTGAGGTGGAGAATTTCGTAAACCATGTATAACCCACTGTAGATAGCGAAAAACCCCCATGCGACAAACGCAGAAAAAAGCTTGCGCCTCATTGTTTCCTTCACGTCATTACTCCCTTCTAAAGAAGATAAGATCGATTTCGATTTCATTTTATAATATTCTAGTATGTATTTATATTTAACCTGATAAGGAGTGATCCCCTATGCTGTGGCTTCCCATCGACCGTGACTTGGACATCCCTCTCACCCGGCAGGTTTACGACCAGATCCGGGAGCGAATCCTGGCGGGTGTGCTGCGGGAGGGGGATCGTCTTCCTTCCACCCGGTTATTGGCAACGGAGTGGGGCATCTCGCGCAATGTAATCGTGGAAGCCTACGAGTGGCTGGAGGCGGAGGGATACATATACGGCCGTACGGGAGCGGGGACGTTTGTGGCGGCGGGAGCGTATCTGGGGCATGGTCTCCAACGGGAAAAAACGACTGTACCACCGGCTGCGGTCGAAGCGGATGAAATTGATTTCCGTCCAGGGATCCCCGATCTCGGGCGGTTTCCGCGCAAAGTATGGACGCGACTACAGCGGGAAGCGATTGCAGACGCTCCGTCCGCGTTATTCGGTTATCATCCTTCGGAAGGAATTCGTGAATTGAGGGAAGCCTTATGTAATTACCTGAATCGAACACGCGGGATCATCTGTCCACCCGATCAAATTCTGATCACATCAGGCGCAGCCCAGGCGTTTCATCTGCTGGCACTTCTGTGGCGGTCAGAGGGAACGGCAGTCGGGTTGGAGGAGCCGGGAAATTCGGAAATCCACGCCATCTTCTCCTCCCAGGGGGTAAATGTCCATCCCCTGACCGTGGATCGGGACGGGCTGTTGACGGATCATCTGGAGCAAGAAAACTCCGCACGTCTGATCGTCACCACACCTTCCCATCAATACCCTCTGGGTGGAACCTTACCCATCCAGCGTCGGATCCAACTGGTCCAACATGCCCGGAAGCGGAACGCAATCCTCGTGGAAGACGATTATGACAGTGAATTCCGGTACGACATCCGTCCGCTTCACTCCCTGTATGAACTGGCACCGGAACGAACCGTTCACATCGGTTCGTTCAGCAAAGTCCTCTCCCCCGCCCTCAGATTAGGCTATATGCTGCTCCCCCCAGACTGGGTGAAGTCCGTGCAACGATTCAAGCGGCTGGTCGACCTTCATACCTCCGCTTTGGAGCAACGGGTGTTGGCCGCTTTTATCCGGGACGGCCATCTGGAAAGGCACATTCGCAACAGCCGCAAAGCCTATGCCCGCAAACACCGGATTCTGCTTCAGGCATTGGCCTCTTCCTTTCCCACGGCGGACATTTTCGGAGGCTCCGCCGGCCTTCACATCGCGGTTCGTTTTCCCGTAACCGTCACGTTTCCGGAACCGTCCCTTCGGCGACACCGGGTTCGGATGTACCCCCTGCCCGGAGATGATAACATCTGGATTCTCGGATTTGGGAACGTAGCGGAACAGGATATTGCCATCGGTATCGACCGGCTGGCACAAGCCGCTTCACCCACCTCCCGTTGAAACAGTGACATGTTGTAATCATCCTATATAGTTGGAGCCATCCTGCATGCAGGATGGCTCCCGATCAATCCAGCTGATATGGCCATAAAACGGCTTCCATCTCGGTTTTGCCTTGTTCGGAGAAAAACCGAATTCCGCCACTGGTTTTGGAGGGGAAAATCCGTGAGGTGAAAACGGCTTCTCCGTCATTGACAAACAACTCGATGGAGGATACGTCCATAAAGATGCGTAAGCAAATCTCATCGGCATCCAGGAAGCGGGCGCGCGAGGTTCCGTAATCCACCGCAACCGGAGCGCCGGATGAGGACCGGTCGAGGATCACCTTCTTTTGCTCCTTGTCGTAGCGGATCACCGTTTTTTCCTCGTCCCCCACCCGAAGTTCCACTCCAAACGCGGAGGCGTCTTCCGGCGTAAAACGGCACTCC encodes:
- the pdxR gene encoding MocR-like pyridoxine biosynthesis transcription factor PdxR; this translates as MLWLPIDRDLDIPLTRQVYDQIRERILAGVLREGDRLPSTRLLATEWGISRNVIVEAYEWLEAEGYIYGRTGAGTFVAAGAYLGHGLQREKTTVPPAAVEADEIDFRPGIPDLGRFPRKVWTRLQREAIADAPSALFGYHPSEGIRELREALCNYLNRTRGIICPPDQILITSGAAQAFHLLALLWRSEGTAVGLEEPGNSEIHAIFSSQGVNVHPLTVDRDGLLTDHLEQENSARLIVTTPSHQYPLGGTLPIQRRIQLVQHARKRNAILVEDDYDSEFRYDIRPLHSLYELAPERTVHIGSFSKVLSPALRLGYMLLPPDWVKSVQRFKRLVDLHTSALEQRVLAAFIRDGHLERHIRNSRKAYARKHRILLQALASSFPTADIFGGSAGLHIAVRFPVTVTFPEPSLRRHRVRMYPLPGDDNIWILGFGNVAEQDIAIGIDRLAQAASPTSR